Proteins from one Penicillium digitatum chromosome 2, complete sequence genomic window:
- a CDS encoding Inorganic pyrophosphatase produces the protein MTRIQPHEYNRPLYHPPSQNSFGTVPSGLRLGFSPASQSVSVVVRNPSTTDNAPENSQETRGRANLTGRDSREGEILESDLYYVQMPVGVAQRSGGDGSRLMSGLTTKRGTKRDHNDDDELDGDTSRQHRRLTTKEEVALFEICNQNADSFGSRSNLCKWWISIATEFKRTHEGRSYSWHSVRRKVEMVTRQRIKFLEDQRQRGSNAPGSTAEELMNPQWLAAVDAWLPTWQRWEEAENRRIAKRDELKKRRQPQPWRQNSKNGDQDPWRNLPGSSATHPTDVNATMMGMMHQPVANNVGDTALPATSPTPSPSNTGPAPPAHSLESPSTPISTTTSLKLPPGFENMFSTPQLTSQVAPLPPISTPPAPQSDGRMVSAVLETLGKLNKHLDAASGGGIDTSAASPVISALVQAASEPQGLASPRQSQRPQIQCTLQPQPHQGLTHIQIERMKEELRQEMQAQFRGELERERIAMEEKLDSVQRTQDLILEMLRQEPA, from the coding sequence ATGACGCGCATTCAACCACACGAATACAACCGTCCTTTGTATCACCCCCCTTCACAAAATTCCTTCGGCACAGTACCATCGGGCCTGCGCTTAGGGTTCAGCCCAGCTTCCCAGTCCGTCTCCGTGGTAGTGAGGAATCCATCCACGACCGATAACGCACCAGAGAACAGTCAAGAGACACGTGGAAGGGCAAACCTAACCGGAAGAGATTCACGTGAAGGAGAAATCCTCGAAAGCGATCTATACTATGTCCAGATGCCGGTGGGCGTAGCTCAACGCAGCGGAGGAGATGGGTCAAGGCTGATGTCGGGATTAACCACTAAAAGAGGCACAAAGCGCGATCAcaacgatgatgatgagctCGATGGTGACACTTCGCGGCAGCACAGACGTCTTACCACCAAAGAAGAAGTAGCGCTCTTCGAGATTTGCAACCAAAACGCAGACAGCTTCGGCAGCCGCAGCAATCTGTGCAAGTGGTGGATATCCATTGCCACCGAGTTCAAGCGCACCCATGAAGGCCGCTCTTACTCGTGGCACTCAGTGCGGCGCAAAGTCGAAATGGTCACGAGGCAGCGCATCAAGTTTCTTGAGGACCAGCGTCAGCGAGGCTCAAACGCACCCGGATCAACGGCCGAGGAATTGATGAACCCGCAATGGCTCGCTGCCGTGGATGCCTGGCTTCCGACCTGGCAGCGATGGGAAGAAGCCGAGAACCGGCGCATTGCAAAGCGGGATGAGCTTAAAAAGCGTAGACAGCCGCAGCCCTGGCGCCAGAATTCCAAGAACGGAGACCAGGACCCATGGCGGAACCTGCCTGGGTCATCTGCCACTCACCCGACTGATGTCAATGCCACAATGATGGGTATGATGCACCAGCCTGTTGCGAATAACGTCGGTGATACTGCCCTCCCGGCTACCAGCCCTACGCCCTCGCCCTCAAATACTGGTCCTGCACCGCCCGCCCATTCCCTCGAATCACCCTCCACGCCCATCTCTACGACCACCTCACTGAAATTACCACCGGGGTTCGAGAATATGTTCTCAACCCCACAACTCACCTCACAAGTTGCACCTCTTCCCCCTATATCCACACCACCAGCCCCACAATCCGACGGCCGTATGGTCTCAGCCGTCCTCGAAACCCTAGGCAAACTCAACAAACACCTAGACGCCGCATCAGGGGGTGGCATAGACACGAGTGCCGCCTCACCCGTGATCTCGGCTTTGGTGCAGGCCGCCTCGGAACCACAGGGTTTGGCCTCTCCTCGGCAATCACAGCGCCCGCAAATACAGTGTACGTTACAGCCACAGCCACACCAGGGTCTCACTCACATTCAAATTGAGCGAATGAAAGAAGAGCTACGACAGGAAATGCAGGCTCAGTTTCGAGGTGAGCTGGAGCGCGAACGTATTGCGATGGAAGAAAAGCTAGATTCTGTGCAGCGGACTCAGGACCTGATTCTTGAGATGTTGAGACAGGAGCCTGCTTGA
- a CDS encoding Pyruvate dehydrogenase E1 component alpha subunit, putative has product MLFRAAVRQAAPLRRSAFTPVARRTVTTDAASANVETPIPQEDEKLFTVRLSDESFETYELDPPPYTLETSKKELKQMYYDMVAMRRMEMAADRLYKEKKIRGFCHLSTGQEAVAVGIEHAITRMDKVITAYRCHGFAMMRGGTVKSIIGELLGRREGIAYGKGGSMHMFAENFYGGNGIVGAQVPVGAGLAFAQQYNEQPNTSIVLYGDGASNQGQVFEAFNMAKLWKLPVLFGCENNKYGMGTSASRSSALTEYYKRGQYIPGLKVNGMDVLATKAAVQYSKNYAISGNGPLVLEYVTYRYGGHSMSDPGTTYRSREEIQRMRSTNDPIAGLKQKMLEWGVTSEEELKTLDKTARANVDAEVAEAEKMPVPDNTARNLFEDIYVRGSEPKWMRGRTVDETFYY; this is encoded by the exons ATGCTCTTCCGTGCCGCGGTCCGTCAGGCTGCGCCTTTGAGGCGTAGTGCCTTCACTCCTGTTGCCCGTCGCACTGTCACCACCGACGCCGCTTCCGCCAACGTCGAGACACCGATCCCGCAG GAGGATGAAAAGCTCTTCACTGTCCGTCTCTCCGATGAGAGCTTCGAGACTTACGAGCTTGACCCACCCCCGTACACTCTCGAGACCTCCAAGAAGGAGCTCAAGCAGATGTACTACGACATGGTCGCGATGAG ACGTATGGAGATGGCCGCCGATCGTCTGtacaaggagaagaagatccgtGGTTTTTGCCATCTCTCCACCGGACAGGAAGCCGTCGCTGTCGGAATTGAGCACGCCATCACCCGCATGGACAAGGTTATCACCGCTTACCGTTGCCACGGTTTCGCCATGATGCGTGGTGGTACCGTCAAGTCCATCATTGGTGAGCTTCTCGGTCGCCGTGAGGGTATCGCGTACGGCAAGGGTGGTTCCATGCACATGTTCGCCGAGAACTTCTACGGTGGTAACGGTATTGTCGGTGCTCAGGTGCCCGTCGGTGCCGGTCTCGCCTTCGCCCAACAGTACAACGAGCAGCCCAACACCTCCATCGTTCTCTACGGTGACGGTGCCTCTAACCAGGGTCAGGTGTTCGAAGCCTTCAACATGGCCAAGCTGTGGAAGCTTCCCGTTCTCTTCGGTTGTGAGA ACAATAAGTACGGCATGGGTACCTCCGCCTCGCGCTCCTCCGCTCTGACCGAGTACTACAAGCGTGGTCAGTACATTCCCGGTCTCAAGGTCAATGGAATGGACGTCCTTGCCACCAAGGCCGCTGTCCAGTACAGTAAGAACTACGCCATCAGCGGCAACGGACCTCTCGTCCTAGAGTACGTCACGTACCGTTACGGTGGTCACTCCATGTCAGACCCCGGTACTACTTACCGAAGCCGTGAGGAGATCCAGCGCATGCGCAGCACCAACGATCCCATCGCTGGCCTTAAGCAGAAGATGCTCGAGTGGGGCGTCACCTCCGAGGAGGAGCTCAAGACTCTCGACAAGACCGCCCGTGCCAACGTCGACGCTGAGGTCGCCGAGGCTGAGAAGATGCCCGTCCCCGACAACACTGCCCGCAACCTCTTCGAGGACATCTACGTCCGTGGCTCTGAGCCCAAGTGGATGCGTGGTCGTACCGTCGATGAGACTTTCTACTACTAG
- a CDS encoding mitochondrial 37S ribosomal protein uS4m, whose protein sequence is MRNRASNTLSKGKIRQSWSKYNLYNMQRFRSPPTTNRTFFQQKWSAKAVSRAYHGEQVREGQWKRMFNHRIRSVIPMNASDLAADDGTLVSSGRGSGLDKGGKPAYQTRPTPYTHMTFAPLERRLDVAIFRALFASSARQARQFVIHGAVTVNGQKMKHPSYLLNPGDLFQVEPERVLYATGHTKTPYERRQGRRIRRRAKAQRLQEAEAAEGAPEAEAESTETAKEDTKGTEKEDSKEPEKEDIKETLRALLARAKSVMSAGKETLAPQRKQELRGFQQAVRRVLSRSESSTVLADSLEAQFSQLTLLLKAKRSEKPEKKEVKPRPADAFAFDREDTEVASAKKDTEAIVSDKLSEAFAQATLGNEVDASELSDEEFDTLKRALTQMRDNPLDNSKTYSTPWQPRQYMSAFAFIPRYLEVNQNICAAVYLRHPVARPGSAEVPTPFGESIATPAYGWYLRRRW, encoded by the exons ATGAGAAACAGAGCTAGCAACACGTTGTCGAAAGGC AAAATCCGTCAATCATGGAGCAAATACAACCTGTATAACATGCAACGATTCCGCAGCCCACCTACCACCAATCGTACATTCTTTCAACAGAAATGGTCTGCTAAGGCTGTCTCCCGTGCCTATCACGGCGAGCAAGTCCGCGAGGGACAGTGGAAACGCATGTTCAACCATCGCATCCGCAGTGTTATCCCCATGAATGCATCCGACTTGGCCGCCGATGACGGTACCCTAGTCTCGTCCGGTAGAGGCTCTGGGCTTGATAAGGGTGGAAAACCCGCTTACCAGACGCGTCCGACACCTTACACCCACATGACCTTTGCACCCCTTGAGCGACGATTGGATGTGGCCATCTTCCGAGCTCTATTTGCTAGCAGTGCCAGACAGGCGAGACAGTTCGTCATCCACGGAGCTGTTACTGTTAACGGGCAAAAG ATGAAACACCCCAGCTATCTTCTTAACCCTGGAGACCTCTTCCAGGTCGAGCCAGAACGCGTCTTGTATGCCACTGGTCACACAAAGACTCCATACGAGCGACGTCAGGGCCGAAGGATTCGGAGAAGGGCTAAGGCACAGAGATTGCAGGAAGCCGAGGCAGCCGAGGGCGCACCAGAGGCCGAGGCGGAGTCAACGGAGACCGCAAAGGAAGATACCAAGGGGACTGAAAAGGAAGATAGTAAGGAGCCTGAAAAGGAAGATATCAAGGAGACTCTCAGGGCGCTTTTGGCACGGGCCAAGTCTGTCATGTCTGCTGGCAAGGAGACCCTCGCTCCCCAGCGCAAGCAGGAGCTTCGCGGCTTCCAACAAGCCGTCCGCCGCGTATTGTCCCGCTCCGAGTCCAGCACCGTCCTCGCAGACAGCCTGGAGGCCCAGTTCTCCCAGCTGACCCTGCTGCTCAAGGCCAAGCGGAGCGAGAAgccagaaaaaaaggagGTGAAGCCCCGTCCAGCAGATGCCTTCGCATTCGACAGGGAAGATACGGAAGTGGCTTCCGCCAAGAAAGACACAGAGGCCATAGTTAGTGACAAGCTCTCCGAGGCCTTCGCACAGGCAACACTTGGTAATGAGGTCGATGCCTCAGAGCTCAGCGACGAAGAGTTCGACACGCTCAAGCGCGCTCTTACTCAAATGCGCGACAATCCTCTCGACAACAGCAAGACCTACTCCACTCCTTGGCAGCCACGCCAATATATGTCTGCCTTTGCCTTCATCCCGCGCTACCTCGAGGTCAACCAGAACATTTGTGCAGCCGTGTACCTGCGTCACCCCGTGGCCCGCCCCGGTTCCGCCGAGGTGCCCACTCCCTTTGGCGAATCCATTGCCACTCCGGCTTATGGCTGGTACCTGAGGAGACGGTGGTAG